The proteins below come from a single Miscanthus floridulus cultivar M001 chromosome 1, ASM1932011v1, whole genome shotgun sequence genomic window:
- the LOC136477214 gene encoding uncharacterized protein, with protein MDPCPFVRVLVGNLALRMPVAPPAAGAGAGVHPSTSPCYCKIRLGKMPVQSVPAPLVVSDGGEQTPASGALAAAFHLSKADLAWFNGKPSLFSSRGEASLKVSVYAGRKGSTCGVSSGRLLGKATIPLDLKGAEAKPAVLHSGWISIGKRAGKVCPAAATELSLTVRAEPDPRFVFEFDGEPECSPQVLQVGSSMKQPMFTCKFGCRSNSDLRRPGMQPERDAASSAKERKGWSVTVHDLKGSPVAMASMVTPFVPSPGTDRVSRSNPGAWLILRPAGDGAWEPWARLECWRERGGAGASDSLGYRFDLLVPGADHAVALADSSIPSSKGGKFAIDLTAAQPLSRGGTPGCSPRGSGDLSNWPLGNYRGFVMSAAVQGEGRCSKPTVEVGVAHVGCAEDAAAFVALAAAVDLSMDACRLFSHRLRKELSHLRADLLR; from the coding sequence ATGGACCCGTGCCCGTTCGTGCGGGTGCTGGTCGGCAACCTCGCGCTCAGAATGCCGgtggcgccgccggccgccggcgccggggCCGGCGTCCACCCGTCCACGTCGCCGTGCTACTGCAAGATCCGGCTCGGGAAGATGCCGGTGCAGAGCGTCCCGGCGCCGCTCGTGGTCTCCGACGGCGGCGAGCAGACGCCGGCGTCCGGGGCACTCGCCGCCGCGTTCCACCTGTCCAAGGCTGACCTGGCGTGGTTCAACGGGAAGCCGTCGCTCTTCTCGTCGCGCGGGGAGGCCAGCCTCAAGGTGTCGGTCTACGCCGGCCGGAAGGGGAGTACCTGCGGCGTCAGCTCCGGGCGGCTGCTTGGGAAGGCTACGATCCCGCTCGACCTCAAGGGCGCCGAGGCCAAGCCCGCCGTGCTGCACAGCGGCTGGATCTCCATCGGGAAGCGAGCCGGGAAGGTCTGTCCCGCTGCGGCGACGGAGCTCAGCCTCACCGTCCGCGCGGAGCCGGACCCGAGATTTGTCTTCGAGTTCGACGGCGAGCCGGAGTGCAGCCCACAGGTGCTGCAGGTGGGCAGCAGCATGAAGCAGCCCATGTTCACCTGCAAGTTCGGATGCCGCAGCAACAGCGACCTGCGCAGGCCCGGGATGCAGCCGGAGCGCGACGCCGCGTCGTCGGCCAAGGAGCGCAAGGGGTGGTCGGTGACTGTGCACGACCTGAAGGGCTCCCCCGTGGCGATGGCGTCCATGGTCACGCCTTTCGTGCCGTCGCCGGGCACGGACCGCGTGAGCCGCTCCAACCCGGGCGCGTGGCTCATCCTCCGCCCCGCGGGCGACGGCGCCTGGGAGCCCTGGGCGCGCCTCGAGTGCTGGCGCgagcgcggcggcgccggcgcgtcCGACAGCCTGGGCTACCGCTTCGACCTCCTGGTCCCCGGCGCGGACCACGCCGTCGCACTCGCCGACTCCTCCATCCCCTCGTCCAAGGGCGGCAAGTTCGCCATCGACCTGACCGCCGCGCAGCCGCTCAGCCGGGGGGGCACGCCCGGGTGCAGCCCGAGAGGCAGCGGCGACCTGAGCAACTGGCCCCTGGGCAACTACCGCGGCTTCGTCATGTCCGCCGCGGTCCAGGGCGAGGGCCGGTGCAGCAAGCCGACGGTCGAGGTCGGGGTGGCGCACGTCGGGTGCGCCGAGGACGCGGCTGCGTTCGTGGCCCTCGCGGCGGCCGTGGACCTGAGCATGGACGCGTGCAGGCTCTTCTCCCACCGACTGAGGAAGGAGCTCTCGCACCTGCGGGCCGACCTACTCCGGTGA
- the LOC136477202 gene encoding probable LRR receptor-like serine/threonine-protein kinase At2g16250 — protein sequence MLPRCCHRRRSGAFCLAVLLLLHLHPHLHAGAQAALALARQDVAALHGLRASLGVRASDWPDRADPCVFWSGVACRAGRVTELHLSGLRRTRAGSRRAAFAVDQLRRLTALEAFNASGFPLPGRIPSWFGRGLPPSLAVIDLRSARVNGELPTDLGMSGNLTTLVLSGNNLSGSIPPSLFSIPGLRVLDLSANNLTGALPNVSFAGSGGAGVLFNASGNSLYGAIGDATGSLRKRFWVVDVSDNYFDQVLGAGFQNGTDGVADFRMNCLSGAASQRSRGDCEAFYTRNGVRLALDPMSSSPLPEPRPPQVRPMPSTSKRGGKWKFVLAGVLGGAAIVVILGLSALVICLLRRKGRRPRGRGVEQTEEGIRSGRRSSSVNPITMSPMASPGASGSQKGFPVIIDEFTYEQLHHAAGGFGDDNLVKRGHSGDMYHGVLDSGFQVVIKKIDLKSSKKCQVELSFLTKHSHGRIVPLLGHLAKDEEELLVYKYMAKGDLTTALHKKSVEVEQGLRSLDWITRLKIAIGVAEALCFLHDECSPPLVHRDIQASSVLLDDNFEVRLGSLGEICTQQSAGSQSFFSRILRSSRSLDKNISGPPATCSYDVYCFGKVLLELITGNFGASGSTDADSEEWLARTLGYINANDKEGVSGIVDPTLVVDDDHLEEVWAVAIVAKTCLNPKPSRRPLARYILKALENPLRVVREQEELQSNASHLRSTPSHGSWRFAFHGNKYYSWEVMPTSGQALARKNTAKSQGSEASNEDEENSFSFKRASREKFPDPIEFEESVVV from the exons atgCTTCCTCgctgctgccaccgccgccgctcggGTGCCTTCTGCCTCGCCGTGCTCCTCCTGCTGCACCTGCACCCGCACCTGCACGCGGGCGCCCAGGCCGCGCTCGCGCTCGCGCGGCAGGACGTCGCGGCGCTCCACGGCCTGCGCGCGTCCCTCGGCGTGCGAGCCAGCGACTGGCCCGACAGGGCCGACCCCTGCGTCTTCTGGTCGGGCGTCGCCTGCCGCGCCGGCCGCGTCACGGAGCTCCACCTCTCCGGGCTCCGCCGCACCCGCGCGGGCTCCCGGCGCGCGGccttcgccgtcgaccagctcCGGCGGCTCACCGCGCTCGAGGCGTTCAACGCCTCGGGGTTCCCGCTCCCCGGCCGGATCCCGTCCTGGTTCGGCCGCGGCCTGCCGCCGTCGCTTGCCGTCATTGACCTCCGCTCCGCACGCGTCAATGGCGAGCTCCCGACCGATCTCGGGATGTCTGGGAACCTGACCACCCTTGTTCTCTCCGGTAACAACCTCTCGGGCTCTATCCCGCCGTCGCTCTTCTCAATCCCTGGTCTCCGCGTTCTCGATCTCTCCGCCAACAACCTCACCGGCGCGCTGCCCAACGTGTCCTTCGCTGGCAGTGGTGGAGCTGGAGTTTTGTTCAACGCCTCTGGTAATTCCTTGTACGGCGCTATCGGTGATGCCACTGGGTCCCTCAGGAAGAGGTTCTGGGTTGTTGACGTCTCGGACAATTACTTCGATCAGGTGCTTGGAGCTGGGTTTCAGAATGGGACCGATGGTGTAGCGGATTTCAGAATGAACTGCTTGTCTGGTGCAGCAAGCCAGCGCAGCCGTGGGGATTGTGAGGCGTTCTACACGAGGAACGGGGTGAGGCTAGCGTTGGACCCCATGTCATCATCGCCATTGCCGGAGCCACGGCCACCACAGGTGCGGCCGATGCCGTCAACGAGCAAGAGAGGGGGCAAATGGAAGTTTGTATTGGCCGGGGTCCTTGGAGGTGCTGCGATTGTGGTAATACTTGGCCTTAGTGCGCTGGTGATTTGCTTGTTGAGAAGAAAAGGAAGGAGACCGAGAGGAAGAGGAGTGGAGCAGACTGAGGAGGGCATTCGGTCTGGGCGGAGAAGTAGTAGTGTGAATCCCATCACAATGTCACCCATGGCATCCCCCGGAGCCAGTGGTTCACAAAAGGGCTTTCCTGTTATCATAGATGAATTCACCTATGAGCAGTTGCACCATGCTGCCGGGGGCTTTGGGGATGATAACCTTGTCAAGCGTGGGCATTCCGGTGATATGTACCATGGTGTCCTGGACAGCGGATTTCAAGTTGTCATCAAAAAGATTGATCTGAAGAGCAGTAAGAAGTGTCAGGTCGAGTTGAGCTTCCTTACAAAGCATAGCCATGGGAGAATCGTTCCATTGCTGGGCCATTTGGCTAAGGATGAGGAGGAATTGCTGGTCTACAAGTACATGGCAAAAGGTGACCTCACAACTGCACTGCACAAGAAGTCAGTGGAAGTTGAACAGGGTCTGCGCTCATTGGATTGGATAACGAGGCTAAAGATTGCAATTGGTGTGGCTGAGGCCTTGTGCTTCCTTCATGACGAATGCAGTCCTCCGTTGGTTCACAG AGATATCCAAGCTAGCAGTGTGCTTCTTGACGACAATTTTGAAGTGCGCCTTGGGAGTCTGGGTGAAATATGCACTCAACAAAGTGCAGGAAGCCAGAGTTTCTTCTCTCGGATTCTAAGATCATCGAG ATCCCTTGACAAGAACATATCAG GTCCACCAGCTACCTGCTCATACGATGTTTACTGTTTTGGGAAGGTGCTACTAGAGCTAATCACCGGAAACTTTGGTGCGAGTGGCTCAACTGACGCAGACTCAGAAGAGTGGTTAGCAAGAACATTAGGTTACATCAATGCCAATGACAAGGAGGGTGTCTCAGGTATTGTAGATCCTACCCTTGTTGTGGATGACGACCACCTAGAGGAAGTATGGGCAGTGGCCATCGTCGCGAAGACATGCCTGAATCCAAAGCCCTCTAGGCGTCCACTCGCCCGTTACATCTTGAAAGCACTGGAGAACCCACTAAGGGTGGTGCGGGAGCAGGAAGAGCTCCAATCCAACGCATCTCATCTCAGAAGTACCCCATCTCACGGCTCTTGGCGTTTTGCCTTCCATGGAAACAAGTACTACAGCTGGGAGGTCATGCCAACGTCGGGGCAAGCACTTGCTCGGAAAAATACAGCAAAGTCTCAGGGAAGCGAGGCAAGCAACGAGGACGAAGAGAATTCATTCTCATTCAAGAGGGCTTCACGGGAAAAATTCCCGGATCCCATAGAGTTTGAAGAAAGTGTTGTTGTGTAG